The DNA window TCCGGACCCGTGTTCGAGATCGTGTCCAACGGCAAAGCCAACACCTTGGACATAGTTTTCTCCACCGAGAACAAGCAGCAGGTGGTGTCCATCGAGGACGTGGACCTGGCCACGGGTCACTGGAAGAACATCACCCTGCTGGTGCAGGAGGACCGGGCGGTGCTGTACGCGGGATGCGAGGAGGTGAACACCGCGGAGCTGGAGGCGCCCATCCAGAGCATCCTGACCCAGGACACCCCGCTGACCGCCCAGCTCCGGATCGGGAAGGGAGCCGTGAAGGACAGGTTCATGGTGAGAGAGGACTGGAGACCATGTAGTTTGAACTCATCAGATTTGAGATATTAAGATCAGCGAAGAGAAGTAGTCACCGTTATGGTTTATGCGCAACCGTGCGTAAAAGCGCGCACATGGCACGGATGGAATTGATGATTAATCCAGTTGCGATGACgagatgttttttattcaatgtTGCACCGAGTTAAAGTTTAAACTTGAACCTCGATGCTTGCAGGGGGTCCTACAAAATGTGAGATTTGTGTTTGGAACAACTCTGGAAGCCATCCTCCGCAACAAAGGATGCCAGAACTGTGAGTAATCGAAACCACGATCAAGTGTTTACTCATAGCTCATCTGCCTCATGCACTAACAAGTCTAAGCAAGATTGTatcaaagaaatgtgtaaaagcTTAACCCGCCTGCTGAtttctagaaaataaaacacccaGTCTTTAGGGTGTACGTTCTGAATACATGTTCATGGTAATTAATAGCTTCATTATGATTAAATCAACCTTAAAGATGAATGTGCAGATATGTGATTTGATTTATGTAACCGCTTCTCTTCCAGCATTGACATCCGACACCATGGTCCTGGAGAACATGAATGGTTCCTCAGCCATAAGAACAGAGTACACTGGACATAAGaccaaaggtaaacacagctgcACGTCACCAGCTCACATCTGTTAATCAGTCAAAAGATCTGTGAGGACTGACAAGAATAGAGCAGAATAGAACGAGAGTAATAAAAAGTTTCTGTGTCAACAACTAATGGGGTTCCTCCCTGTGTGAAGACCTGCAGATGGTCTGTGGCTTCTCCTGTGAGGACCTGGTCAGCATGTTCAAGGAGCTGAAGAGTCTCGGTGTGGTGGTGAAGGAGCTGTCCAATGAGCTCCGACAGCTGGTGAGAAGGAAACcaatctatctgtctgtctgtctgtctgtctgtctgtctgtctgtctgtctgtctgtctgtctgtctgtctgtctgtctgtctgtctgtctgtctgtctgtctgtctgtctgtctgtctgtctgtctgtctgtctgtctgtctgtctgtctgtctgtctgtctgtctgtctgtctgtctgtctgtctgtctgtctgtctgtctgtctgtctgtctgtctgtctgtctgtctgtctgtctgtctgtctgtctgtctgtctgtctgtctgtctgtctgtctgtctgtctgtctgtctgtctgtctgtctgtctgtctgtctgtctgtctgtctgtctgtctgtctgtctgtctgtctgtctgtctgtctgtctgtctgtctgtctgtctgtctgtctgtctgtctgtctgtctgtctgtctgtctgtctgtctgtctgtctgtctgtctgtctgtctgtctgtctgtctgtctgtctgtctgtctgtctgtctgtctgtctgtctgtctgtctgtctgtctgtctgtctgtctgtctgtctgtctgtctgtctgtctgtctgtctgtctgtctgtctgtctgtctgtctgtctgtctgtctgtctgtctgtctgtctgtctgtctgtctgtctgtctgtctgtctgtctgtctgtctgtctgtctgtctgtctgtctgtctgtctgtctgtctgtctgtctgtctgtctgtctgtctgtctgtctgtctgtctgtctgtctgtctgtctgtctgtctgtctgtctgtctgtctgtctgtctgtctgtctgtctgtctgtctgtctgtctgtctgtctgtctgtctgtctgtctgtctgtctgtctgtctgtctgtctgtctgtctgtctgtctgtctgtctgtctgtctgtctgtctgtctgtctgtctgtctgtctgtctgtctgtctgtctgtctgtctgtctgtctgtctgtctgtctgtctgtctgtctgtctgtctgtctgtctgtctgtctgtctgtctgtctgtctgtctgtctgtctgtctgagtgtctgagtgtgtgtgtgtaatgtaccAGCAAAGTAATGTTAGAGATActctgtatgttctgtttgtaccatatattatattttggtTTGATCCCTGCAAGAAAAAACCTCATCTAACAatatctgtgtttcctgtgtgtttctcccGGACCTCCCGCCCCAGACGGATGAAAACAAGCTGATTAAAACCCGCATCGACATTCACAGCGGCGTCTGCATCCACAACGGCATCGTGCACAAGAACAGAGACGAGTGGACCGTGGACGACTGCACCGAGTGCACTTGTCAGGTGAGGTCTCCAGAGCTCCTACCAGCTCGGCTCTATTGTGCCTGAGGGGCTTCCACACACGTGTGAGGGGATGAACTCTTGTGCTCGGACTTGtctgtgcatgcacacacacacacacacacacacacacacacacacacacacatacttgacACCACTCGACTGATCTGGTCAGTAATGAGTAGTGTGAAGATCTGGCAGGAGACCAGCGGCCTTAACTGCGGTAATGAGAGGTCTGTTGTCAGAAGTTAATCTCAAGTGTGGCCTGGAGGTACTTAACCACACTTAAAGTGATGCATTGCAGGTAATTAACAACAAGACCTTGGCTCTGACAATTGGAAAGACGAGACAGATTCAAGTGCAAAATCCCTGGTGTGGAGGATCCCAGCATTTCACTGATCTACTTCACTATATAGTGACTTATATGTAGAGGAGTATATAGGAACATTACCTTGCATAGTTAGAGTCAGTTCCCAGAGTCATTGACAGTGCTCCCACACAGGTTGCACTGGCGAGCTGGTCTTACTTGTTTGGGGCTCGGTTCCCAGTTTGGCTTCACAGTGAATCTGACTTCCATTATTAAGACCCTGgcttcatcccccccccctgccctgaGCCAGTGGGCAGGTGGTTGTCGGCTGGGGTCTCCATCCCCGGCCAGGACTCTGCTCAACATCTGAGTTTCTACTGATATACAGTCCCGTGCcagaaaaactaaaaagcaGAGGATTTAACGAGTTGTTTGCACGGATATGTATAAAACTTTGCTCTCTCAGCACCTGAACAGAATTTGGAAGAAAAAGGCCCCACATCCATATATTTGAGCTCATGTTTAACAATGAATctaatctccctgtttctgCAGAACTCTGCTACTGTTTGCCGCAAGATCTCCTGCCCCCTGATCCCCTGCGGCAACGCTACTGTTCCTGACGGAGAGTGCTGCCCCCGCTGTGGAACACGTAAGCATTTCTGCTCTCTACAGCCCCCAGTTAAAATCTGCACACTTATAGGAAGGTTTTCTGTTATTTCAGTTATGTAAACCTACATAAATGTCCCCTGTAGGATAGAGTGCACACGTCTCAACGAACAGACAGATCATTCAGACACCGACCCATTCACTGCACGAGCCGCTTCTGGGTTATTTgccatataaaacaaaaaaaaagccacaaatATTTCCCTTGATGTTCAGGTTTATATCCAAGAGAAAACATGTCAATTTTAAAGATGATTTAACTGCACTAACATCCGAGTAAATGAAAGGGTGCTTATGTGTTTGGAACACGGGCGCTTTGTGCTCCCAGGCATCTTTGAATCTTCAAGCTGAAATGGCTGCAATTTGCTAAATTGGTTAAAGCGGGATGGAAAATTGCTCGGCTGTTTAGTGGAGCCCATCCTCTACATGAGCAAAAGGGACAAGTTCTTCATACCTATATGCAAACTTGGCTGCAGTGCCTCCCTTAAACCTAAATAAACAAGGGCAGCCGCATTCATCCTGACCTCAGCCACTTGTTGAAGTCATTACATACCCAGAGcaaatctgtttcctcttcaggaAAACACAAGTCGACGGGGCATCCCTGTGTGTCTCAGGGACAGTggctctgtctgtttctctcagtgtgttAGTCTGTGCCCTCCCTCTCTAAATCCTCACTATTACTCCTCTGCTTTTAGAGCTTTCTCTCCTCATTTAGGCTGGGGGGTGTTTGCGAGGGGGTGCCGCCTCCCTGGAATAGCTCTTTTATTGTCTCCCTTCTTCCCCTCTCACTCATATTCTCTCCCTCCTACTCAGCGAGCGACTATGCGGAGGACGGCTGGTCGCCGTGGTCTGAATGGACCCATTGTTCCGTGTCATGTGGGCGGGGCATCCAGCAGCGTGGGCGCTCCTGCGACCGTATCAATAACAACTGTGAGGGCACCTCGGTGCAGACCCGCGACTGCTACCTCCAGGAGTGTGACAAGCGCTGTGAGTTAACACAACAAACCctaaagcacacacaaacaaatcagtgGATCCTGTGAATCAGCCAGCCTGAGACTTAATGTGGGTGCCAACGATTTGTTTGCCTGatagctgacctctgacctttcttTGTGGCCTTCAGTCAAGCAGGACGGCGGCTGGAGCCACTGGTCACCCTGGTCTTCCTGCTCTGTCACTTGTGGTTCTGGTGTCATCACCCACATCCGCCTCTGCAACTCCCCCAACCCTCAGCTCGGAGGCAAGGACTGCGTGGGAGAGGGCCGACAAACGGAGAAATGTCAGATGTCTCCGTGCCCCAGTAAGTCCCATCATCTGATATTCACTGCCTGGTTGTATTTATGTGTTCTGAACCGCACTTGGAGGAATTAATCACGTTTTTCTTCTCATCTCCTGCAGTTAATGGCAACTGGGGGCCGTGGTCACTGTGGGACACATGCAGTCTGACCTGTGGAGGTGGTGTCCAGACTCGTAAACGCCTGTGCAATGACCCTGAACCACAATACGATGGCAAAGAGTGTGTTGGTGAAGCCAAAGTCACACAGATATGCAACAAGAAATCCTGCCCTGTCGGTGAGAGCTTCCACATGTTACCTATGGCtgaaacattatttttgttttgatacTTAGCTGTAATATACTATATTAGATCTCCTTTCACAACAAGGTCATAACTTACATGTGAATGATACAGATCAGATGATGTATTGATAATGAGCGTTGTTGGTTTTCAGATGGGTGTCTGTCCAACCCCTGCTTTGCCGGAGCAAAATGCACCAGTTTGACTGATGGTTCCTGGAAATGTGGCAAGTGTCCAGCTGGTTACAGCGGCAACGGTATCAAGTGCAAAGATGTCGACGAGGTAAAAATGAATCAGACGTCGTGATACAAACATGTAGAGACTAACAAGTGTTTATCTCAGTGttcacacattttctttttatcccGAAAAAACAGTGCAAAGAGGTGCCAGACGCTTGCTTTGAGTTCAATGGCGTCCATCGCTGTGAGAATACAGAACCAGGCTACAACTGCCTGCCCTGTCCCCCCCGCTACACAGGACCCCAGCCCTTTGGCAAAAGTGTAGAGAATGCTGTGGCTCACAAACAGGCAAGTCCAGTCTTGGGGCCAAAGCTATGACAGGAAGAGATACAAGTTGATGAATTgtatgataaataaatacagataacaAGCATGGTTGTGTAAGGTATAACTTGCATTGCTTCAGGGCAGGACCAGGCTCACTGACTGTGATGAATGCCTGCCTTTATGAGAACAGAATGCCATGAATTTGGACTATGCAAAGCCGGTGTGATTTGAGCCGATTGTTCAAACTATGCGTCTCTCCTACAGGTGTGCACACCCCGTAATCCCTGCCTCGATGGAAGCCACGACTGCAACAAAAACGCCCGCTGCAACTACCTCGGACACTTCGCCGATCCCATGTACCGCTGCGAGTGTCGGCCCGGTTACGCCGGCAACGGCCATATCTGTGGAGAGGACACGGATCTCGATGGATGGCCCAACGCTGACTTGGTTTGTGTGGAGAACGCCA is part of the Limanda limanda chromosome 18, fLimLim1.1, whole genome shotgun sequence genome and encodes:
- the thbs1b gene encoding thrombospondin-1, which produces MKLTGIFLLLMVWSCEAARVAESRDDNSVHDLFDLIQVPKKNHGVTLVKGDDPYSPAYKILNPDLIPPVPEGAFRDLIDSIHAERGFLLLLNFKQFKRTRGSLLTVEKQDGSGPVFEIVSNGKANTLDIVFSTENKQQVVSIEDVDLATGHWKNITLLVQEDRAVLYAGCEEVNTAELEAPIQSILTQDTPLTAQLRIGKGAVKDRFMGVLQNVRFVFGTTLEAILRNKGCQNSLTSDTMVLENMNGSSAIRTEYTGHKTKDLQMVCGFSCEDLVSMFKELKSLGVVVKELSNELRQLTDENKLIKTRIDIHSGVCIHNGIVHKNRDEWTVDDCTECTCQNSATVCRKISCPLIPCGNATVPDGECCPRCGTPSDYAEDGWSPWSEWTHCSVSCGRGIQQRGRSCDRINNNCEGTSVQTRDCYLQECDKRFKQDGGWSHWSPWSSCSVTCGSGVITHIRLCNSPNPQLGGKDCVGEGRQTEKCQMSPCPINGNWGPWSLWDTCSLTCGGGVQTRKRLCNDPEPQYDGKECVGEAKVTQICNKKSCPVDGCLSNPCFAGAKCTSLTDGSWKCGKCPAGYSGNGIKCKDVDECKEVPDACFEFNGVHRCENTEPGYNCLPCPPRYTGPQPFGKSVENAVAHKQVCTPRNPCLDGSHDCNKNARCNYLGHFADPMYRCECRPGYAGNGHICGEDTDLDGWPNADLVCVENATYHCKKDNCPNLPNSGQEDHDKDGIGDACDSDDDNDGIPDDRDNCPFIFNPRQYDYDRDDVGDRCDNCPYNSNPDQTDTDNNGEGDACAVDIDGDGILNEKDNCPYVYNVDQRDTDLDGVGDMCDNCPLEHNPDQVDSDDDRVGDKCDSNQDIDEDGHQNNLDNCPYIPNANQADHDKDGKGDACDHDDDNDGIPDDKDNCRLAFNPDQLDTDGDGRGDACKDDFDQDNVPDIYDVCPENFGISETDFRQFQMVPLDPKGTSQIDPNWVVRHQGKELVQTVNCDPGLAVGYHEFNAVDFSGTFFINTERDDDYAGFVFGYQSSSRFYVVMWKQITQTYWSNKPTKAQGYSGLSIKVVNSTTGPGEHLRNALWHTGNTTGQVRTLWHDPKHVGWKDFTAYRWHLIHRPRTGHIRVVMYEGKKIMADTGSIYDKTYAGGRLGLFVFSQEMVYFSDLKYNCRDA